The following is a genomic window from Calliphora vicina chromosome 5, idCalVici1.1, whole genome shotgun sequence.
gacACACTTTGCATTACCAACTCTGAGCTGTAATTTAGCTCGAGCAaagtggtataaaaataaaacaacttttgattttCTTCTCTTATATGGCGATCCTGCCAGTCTTTTGGAGtgctagaaaataaaaaaagcaccCAAAAGCATATTGGCATATTTTTGATCCTGCCTGTCCTTGCTCTAATATTAAGCACACCTAATATTAGAGCACCCaaggaaaaatattgtttacaaattgtaatattttatttacaccaGTCTTTTGGAGtgcttaacaaacaaaaaaaaagagcaCCCAAAAGTAATCTTGTGGTTCCTGGCGGACAGCCAAGTCTCTGCCAGAGGTTCTGTACGGCCAAAGTACAGAATGAGATCGCCTGGCCCAAAGGCGATCACTATAGAAGAAGTCCTAAACCAAAGGAAGATCCTGCCATGTGGTTAAAAATCGACCGGATCGATATCCTTCTAAAAGCctcatcaaaataaaatgtatataaaaagaaatatagaaaaaaatatgtatataataaatttaaaaaaaaaactactgtgCATCCATTTGCACGTATAGGGTCAGTAGGCGTTAACCgccatttgacaaaaatttaaccataaaaatatagaaaaaataaaatgtaaactataatatataataaataatttttaagaaatagaaattaattaCATAGTTCTTATTAAGtctaattaagtaaaaaaaaaaaatttttaaggtcCTTTGAAATAGATTAGAAAGgataaaaaaatgcatatttgcACAGAAATAGTAAATCTTACAAGATCATTAGAAAATGCATACATATCGGACGGTTTGTCATGCGAATTGGCAAGTAAATATTCTACACAGGTTGCCGTAAAGGCACTTGCTAAAAACTGCACCATTGATAAAGTTAAACTTATCATGGAAGCAGGACAGTTTAACAGCATGAATGAAGCTGTCAGTAAGTTTGTAAATAGCTGTACCGAGGCAACAGGTCAGCAGAATGCCATACTATACTATGGCCAAAGACAGAATAATTATGATAGGAGAAGAGACTATAACAGAAATAACAATAACTTTTATGCCAACAATGACTTTAAAAATCCGAATAGAAACGGAAATAATACTAATAACAGCAACAGAAATAGATGGCGACGTGGTAACAGCAGCGGAAGTTATGTAAGAGCAGCCAATCTATCTGATAGCGATTCGGAAAACCCGAACGCTCCCTAGGATCAGAATAGTGT
Proteins encoded in this region:
- the LOC135961234 gene encoding probable serine/threonine-protein kinase clkA, yielding MHICTEIVNLTRSLENAYISDGLSCELASKYSTQVAVKALAKNCTIDKVKLIMEAGQFNSMNEAVSKFVNSCTEATGQQNAILYYGQRQNNYDRRRDYNRNNNNFYANNDFKNPNRNGNNTNNSNRNRWRRGNSSGSYVRAANLSDSDSENPNAP